ATTGTTGGCGAGAGCTTAATAATCAGGAAAAAAGATTAATTACTGAGATTACAGGAGAGCCAGATAGAAGCTTACATATAGGTATCGTTAAATTACCTAAGCAGATCTTAACATTATTTACTCAAGCAGGAGTTGGATTCATCAATTCTCCACAAGATTGCCAAAGGATTAGTCAGCAACCAGTTTATATTCAAGCTATGGAGAGATTAGCTGAGTATATTCTACCTTTATCTCTCGATGATGATAGTTTAGTCTGTCGAGGTATTTATCTGAATCCACCAGGTTTAGCTACAGTAACTTGGGATCAACAAGCTAACAAATATATTGGCTTACATTTTGATAGTTGGGATCGTTTACCCATCGAAGAAAGACACCTATCAAGTAATCGTATTTGTCTTAACTTAGGTAAAGAAGATCGTTATCTTTTATTTATTAATTTAAGTGCATTAGCTATTTGGTCTTTAATCCAAATTAAGACAATTAATTCTCTGAAAAATGCTTTTTTACAAGCTTATCCTGATTATCCCGTCATTAAGGTCAGAATTGCTCCAGGAGAAGCTTATATAGCTCCTACTGAAAACATTATTCACGACGGATGTAGTCTAGATAGATATAGTTGCGATCTTCATTTAACGATTAGGGGTCATTTACGGTTACCCTAGGTGTGAATCTCGGTGTATCCTTAGTGATACGCTAAAACTAGGAGAGAGTAAAATTTACAGATTACTGTTCAACCAATTAACTAAATCAGTTTGAGTTTGAAAGTCTAATAACGCTTCCCCAAGGTTTTCTAATTCTTCTGAAGATAGGTTAAGGACTTGTCTAGTTAAATTTTCAGGAATTTCCCCAAGACGTCGCTTAAGTAATTTAACTAGTAAATTTGCTTCTTTTTGTCTTCCTTGTTCAATACCTTGTTCAATACCTTGTTGTCTTCCTTCTTTAATCCCTTCTTTAATCCCTTCTTTAATCCCCTCAGCAAAAGCAGAAGACCTAATTTCTTGATACATTACTGATTCTTTCATAATTTCCTCCCTGAGTAATCTCTTAATGATTATTTTATCTAAAACCAAGCCTGCGAGAATGGCTGATGTCGCAGCTAAATTGCTTTTAAGCTTAATATCTTCTATTGTTTCTACTCTTTTAGCTACTTCTTCTAACACTCTTACTCGATTTTCAGTTTGAGATAATACTGCCAATGGTAATAAACCTGGTTTACTGAGTAATTCTGCTGAAGGTATTTCCCAAAGTCTGATTACATTATAAGTATAGGTCAATCCAGGTAGTTCAAAACTATTTTGATAGACTAAAGATGAATTGCTTGGTTTTAGATAGATAACCACTTGGTGGATTCTTTTCTGGGGAAAACGACGATATAATCTCAAACGATAGTCAGTCATCCGAAAGGGTATATCTTCTGATGGCAAGGTTTGAAATTCGATATGTAAAATCAGATCAGGTGAACTTAAAAAAATGAGACTATCAGCTCTAATCGGTTCAACTAGTAACTCCGTAGGTTCAAGTACAGTAAATTCTACAGATTCACTTAACAACCAGGAAGCTAAATCTGTAGAGAAGTTTTCCGCGAGAAACTTACAAACATTGTCATACATTAGAAATTTTAATCTAATTAACTAAAAAACTGTGCTGCCAACGACAACACAGTCAGTACACTAGATAATCTAGCTATCGTACATTCTTGCTTCTAAAGCGTCGGGATTTTCTTCGCAGTATTCTTCAAAATAGGTTTTCTCTAATCTTTCCGCTTTTTGGTGAGCTGCCGTGGCTTGTAGTTCTTCTACAATATCCCAAGCTGCAGCACATTCACGAGAAGTAGGACCTTTTTCAGCACAAATAGCGCGAGCTGCTTCTTTTGCTTTTTGGATTCTTTCTTCTAAGAGAATAACTCTAGGCTGTTCGACAAAATTAGCTTTAGTTAAAATATCGGTAGTAGAGATAATCCCTAATAATTTATTTTGAATGACAGGAGCGCGATGTAAACCAGTTTGAGCGAATAAACGAGCTACATATTCTACCGATAAATCAGGATTAATGACTATGCAGGGTTTGGTCATAATTTCATAAACCCTAACTTTTTTAGGATCTTTGCCGTAAGCGACTACTTTATAAACTACATCAGAATCAGTAACAATGCCATAGGCGTCTTCATCATCACGTCTAGCTACAATTAGAGCGTGAATAGCATTTTCTTTCATTAAACGGACTGCTTCGGCTACTGTAGCTGAACCACGAATAGTAATTACATCCGTAGTCATAATTTCTGACGCTTTCATCACAATTAACCTCTGTTTATAAGATAATCAACATTGAGAATTATACTTGCAAAGGGATACCAACTCAAAAATAGTCTTTTCTTGACAGTGATGATTTTTAGTCAAGATAAAAAGCTACAATAGCGAATCAGTGTTTTTTGAGTGTAAATCAATATGGTTCGTGCCAATAAAGTAGTACTAGCTTATTCTGGTGGTGTTGATACATCGGTATGTATCCCTTATTTAATGAACGAATGGGGAATTAAGGAAGTAATTACCCTAGCTGCTGATTTAGGTCAAGGTGAGGAATTAGGTCCAATTCAAGCAAAAGCCCTTCAATGTGGCGCTAAAGAGTCTCTAGTAGCTAATGCTGTGGAAACATTCGTTAAAGATTATGCTTTCCCCTCCATTCAAGCTAATGCACTCTATGAGAATCGTTATCCCTTATCTACAGCTTTAGCTCGTCCCTTAATCGCTAAACTGTTAGTAGATGCAGCTAGGGAATATGGCGCTGATGCGGTGGCTCATGGTTGTACAGGAAAAGGTAATGATCAGGTACGTTTTGACGTAGCGATCATGGCTTTAGCACCAGATTTAAAGGTGTTAGCACCAGCTCGTGAATGGGGGATGAGTCGTGAACAAACTATCGCTTATGGGGAAAAATTTGGTATTGAATCCCCAGTGAAAAAGTCTTCACCTTATAGTATCGATCGCAATTTACTAGGTCGTAGTATTGAAGCAGGACCTCTAGAAGATCCCATGGTAGAGCCTCCCGAAGAGATTTACTTAATGACTAAAGCGATCGCCGATACTCCTGATGAACCAGAATATATTACCATTACTTTTGAACAGGGTATCCCTACTCAACTTGATGGTGTCAGTTTAGATCCTGTGTCCTTAGTTACTCAACTTAACGAAATCGCGGGTAAACATGGAGTAGGACGCATTGATATGGTGGAAAATCGGGTTGTGGGGATTAAATCTCGCGAAATCTACGAAACTCCCGCACTATTAGTGTTAATCGCTGCTCACCGTGATTTAGAGAGTCTCACCCTCTTAGCTGATGTTACTCATTATAAACGCGGTCTTGAACAAACCTATAGTGAAATGATTTACCAAGGACTCTGGTATAATCCTCTCAAAGAAGCTTTAGATGCGTTTATCTTGAAAACACAAGAACGCGTCTCAGGTGTAGTCAGAATTAAATTCTTTAAAGGTAACGCTATCATTGTGGGTCGAGAGTCTCAAAACTCTATCTATGCTCCCGATTTAGCTACCTATGGCGCTGAGGATCAATTTGATCACCGCGCCGCTGAAGGCTTTATCTACGTTTGGGGATTACCTAGCAAAGTCTGGGCACAAAAAATTAAAGGCTAAGCTTGGTTGAAGAGTTGTGGTAACACAACTCTTGGGTTAATTACCTAAGCTTCTCCTTCAGCGTCAGTTTCTACATAGAGAAATAACAAGCCCATAACCGCAAACGCAGCTACAGGAAGTAAAGGAACTAAAACAGTGGGTAAAAAGGAAGCAGCGTATGCACCAGTCATAATTTCCTCGATTTAATAAAATACAGTTATCTTCTTGATGTATGTTACTCTAAAGAGTCTCACTCTAGATATAAAACATCAAGATTCTTAACAAAATAACAAAAATGAGAGCATTTTCGATTAAGCTACATCAAGAACCTTAATTATTTCAGAAGAGATTTAAGATATATGGCTCTAACTCAACCTCTTGATGATCCTCAAGTTGGCAACGTAGCAACTCCCATCAATGCTTCCGGTTTTACTAAAGCATTGATTAATAATTTACCCGCTTATCGTCAAGGATTATCTCCTAATCGTCGTGGTTTAGAAGTCGGTATGGCTCATGGATACTTCTTGTATGGTCCTTTCGCCTTACTCGGTCCTCTACGTGATACAGAAATGGGAGATTTAGCTGGTTTAGTAGCTGCAGTAAGCTTAGTTACTATTCTAACTATTGCTCTATCTCTCCATGCTGCTGTACGTACAGGTAATGCAACCGAAACTCTAACCACCCCGCTTCCTCCCGCAGAATTCGGTACTAAAGAAGGCTGGAGCGAGTTTGCTAGTGGTTTTCTTATTGGTGGTTGTGGTGGAGCTGCTTTTGCTTATTTTTTGGCAACAACTCCATTACTACAAGCTTTTCTGACCAGATAAGATAAATACTTGATAATTGACTATCTCACCTAATAAGGTGGGATTTTTTTTATTAACTTAAGTAACAATTAATGATTTTGACCAATAATTTGGGAATTATGAACATATAACTACTAACAAAGGTTTTGGATATGTTTATTCACCATGACGGCAAAAAAGTTTATAATGTCACTTTCGTTAATCAAGCGCTCGGTTTAAACAAAACTATTCAAGTGCGTGATGATCAGTATATTCTTGATGCTGCAGAACAACAGGGGATAAATTTACCCGTATCCTGTCGCACTGGTATGTGTATCAATTGTGCAGGTAGAATCGTTAAAGGAGAAGTAGATCAAGATCACGACTTCTTAAAACCTAAAGAATTAGAAGCAGGTTTTCTCCTGACTTGTAAATCCTATCCCCTCTCTGATTGTGTTATTCTTACTCACCAAGAGGAAGAATTATTAGATTTATAACTATTTTTCTACCACTAACACTCCCATCATTCCCTCAGCTAGAGAATAGTGTATAGCTTGTTGAAAATTAACGGATTTAGCTAGTTTTACCTGTTCTCGACCTTGGGGAAAACGTTCTAAACTAGGATTAATATAAGCGTATTCTGCTTTTAAACCCATCAATTCAGCTAAGGGAACAACTAAATAGTCTAAATACAACTGTTGAAAATTGCGCCATATTGGGTTATAAGGTCGATGAAAATCGAGAATCGCTGCTTTAGCATTGGGTTTTAATACCCTGTAGATTTCTCGGAGTGATTGTTTAATATCTA
This DNA window, taken from Gloeocapsa sp. DLM2.Bin57, encodes the following:
- a CDS encoding argininosuccinate synthase; translation: MVRANKVVLAYSGGVDTSVCIPYLMNEWGIKEVITLAADLGQGEELGPIQAKALQCGAKESLVANAVETFVKDYAFPSIQANALYENRYPLSTALARPLIAKLLVDAAREYGADAVAHGCTGKGNDQVRFDVAIMALAPDLKVLAPAREWGMSREQTIAYGEKFGIESPVKKSSPYSIDRNLLGRSIEAGPLEDPMVEPPEEIYLMTKAIADTPDEPEYITITFEQGIPTQLDGVSLDPVSLVTQLNEIAGKHGVGRIDMVENRVVGIKSREIYETPALLVLIAAHRDLESLTLLADVTHYKRGLEQTYSEMIYQGLWYNPLKEALDAFILKTQERVSGVVRIKFFKGNAIIVGRESQNSIYAPDLATYGAEDQFDHRAAEGFIYVWGLPSKVWAQKIKG
- a CDS encoding Rpn family recombination-promoting nuclease/putative transposase, whose product is MYDNVCKFLAENFSTDLASWLLSESVEFTVLEPTELLVEPIRADSLIFLSSPDLILHIEFQTLPSEDIPFRMTDYRLRLYRRFPQKRIHQVVIYLKPSNSSLVYQNSFELPGLTYTYNVIRLWEIPSAELLSKPGLLPLAVLSQTENRVRVLEEVAKRVETIEDIKLKSNLAATSAILAGLVLDKIIIKRLLREEIMKESVMYQEIRSSAFAEGIKEGIKEGIKEGRQQGIEQGIEQGRQKEANLLVKLLKRRLGEIPENLTRQVLNLSSEELENLGEALLDFQTQTDLVNWLNSNL
- a CDS encoding CBS domain-containing protein, giving the protein MVMKASEIMTTDVITIRGSATVAEAVRLMKENAIHALIVARRDDEDAYGIVTDSDVVYKVVAYGKDPKKVRVYEIMTKPCIVINPDLSVEYVARLFAQTGLHRAPVIQNKLLGIISTTDILTKANFVEQPRVILLEERIQKAKEAARAICAEKGPTSRECAAAWDIVEELQATAAHQKAERLEKTYFEEYCEENPDALEARMYDS
- a CDS encoding photosystem I reaction center protein subunit XI produces the protein MALTQPLDDPQVGNVATPINASGFTKALINNLPAYRQGLSPNRRGLEVGMAHGYFLYGPFALLGPLRDTEMGDLAGLVAAVSLVTILTIALSLHAAVRTGNATETLTTPLPPAEFGTKEGWSEFASGFLIGGCGGAAFAYFLATTPLLQAFLTR
- a CDS encoding photosystem I reaction center subunit VIII — encoded protein: MTGAYAASFLPTVLVPLLPVAAFAVMGLLFLYVETDAEGEA
- a CDS encoding ferredoxin; translation: MFIHHDGKKVYNVTFVNQALGLNKTIQVRDDQYILDAAEQQGINLPVSCRTGMCINCAGRIVKGEVDQDHDFLKPKELEAGFLLTCKSYPLSDCVILTHQEEELLDL